A region of Anopheles merus strain MAF chromosome 2R, AmerM5.1, whole genome shotgun sequence DNA encodes the following proteins:
- the LOC121590893 gene encoding alpha-mannosidase 2-like, whose product MPGYNDLNLVAITTSLHKSNPGVTNVFRVRTNRIRITVSDRMQPNAIAADPQFTDHYRMYNLGGIVEVAGVVDDLDIASEELLKSNGQHTGPNANHSWHSWLRSSLNSISRQQQQHIADRTGDNVRGDNGDGHGDGIAPEDGTDSAGGPLPRFGSRWDECSVLEEAPTDITTVDEYGKFDFQPEWMKTKEYWDKDFETRYEKLQKDLKRPPLKIVVVPHSHNDPGWLKTFVNYFQSDSRQILNLAVTKMPEYGNMSFIWSEISFLQLWWDQAHPTKQRILKKLVQSGRLEITTGGWVMTDEANAHLYAMVDQLIEGHQWVKANLNITPKTGWSIDPFGHGSTVPYLLAASGFKGTIIQRIHYAWKQWFARHRYGDFLWTPYWKNPSDGGASQARAHSMLTHNMPFDIYSIKHSCGPHPFICLNFDFRKIPGEYTEYSIKAQFITPENIEAKADLLMEQYSRTASLFPHNVALIPVGDDFRYNKEKEMEQQYTNYKKLIDYINEHRSKYNAEISFGTPVDYFNAIRERYDRFPTLKGDFFVYADIFNEGRPAYWSGYFTTRPYYKILSRELEHNLRSLEILFTIAFNRARQTGSSNAFKIYEKNYEKMILARRNLGLFQHHDAITGTSKANVMRDYALRLFESIQDTVKLQEKTIELLVQRKPHDQQQHGFLIGELERDNFGKLPRKTPIIVTEGRSTDFIVYNALAQERLEVVTIRTLTPRVKILDAAGKAIDIQINPVWNITETSYTSRKIVPSDKEYEVMFVARLAPLSLTTYTAAYDEDGYQGKMATLYCTECQDEKTKAFEVRTKQPGDIQLENYKMRLLFDEQSGFLKSVTKKHMGKQIQCAIKFAAYKSAQFHSGAYLFKTDPEQRNSEKDVLEQYSDMTILITSGPLASDVTAIYGPFLAHTVRIYNSNSVLDSAIYIENDIDFEAPPKNRETELFMRFVTDIENGASENPEFYSDLNGFQYQKRVKVSAIGVEGNYFPITSGAFIQDDRMRLTLLTTHAQGAASLEPGQLEVMLDRRTLYDDYRGMGEGVIDSRLTRHRFWLTLETIDAQQPPNVEPAAPNGQEEQEPQQQHQQKESSTTTSDPYQLPSIFANALANGLNYPANLFIVERYDESNQLELNRAVRLLRVQFPCDLHVLNLRTLTENNLPLFPSSSALLVLQRQGYSCRIGGEEMIGYFCGNGSSSSSSSGSSSTSNPANNAVIDGGGGGEREGGGGDNEINQHHPTEPRELQLFRRLRIDAIQATSLTGLHPGERLASFTDIYLEPMALKTYNLTFAK is encoded by the exons ATGCCCGGATATAACGATCTCAACCTTGTGGCTATCACAACATCCCTGCATAAAAGCAATCCTGGGGTAACCAATGTATTTCGTGTTCGCACTAACCGGATACGAATCACCGTTAGCGACCGAATGCAGCCGAACGCTATAGCAGCTGACCCACAATTTACCGATCATTATCGGATGTACAACCTAGGTGGAATAGTCGAGGTAGCAGGAGTCGTGGATGACCTGGATATTGCATCCGAAGAACTGCTAAA ATCTAACGGACAGCATACGGGCCCGAATGCAAATCACTCGTGGCACAGTTGGTTGCGGAGCAGTCTGAACTCGATcagccggcagcagcagcagcacatcgcCGATCGGACAGGTGATAACGTGCGAGGCGACAATGGGGACGGCCATGGCGATGGGATCGCACCAGAGGATGGTACCGACAGTGCCGGTGGCCCCCTGCCCCGGTTCGGTAGTCGATGGGACGAGTGCAGCGTGCTGGAGGAGGCACCCACCGATATCACCACCGTGGACGAGTATGGAAAATTCGATTTCCAG CCGGAATGGATGAAAACCAAGGAATACTGGGATAAAGATTTCGAAACGCGCTATGAAAAGCTGCAAAAGGATCTGAAAAGGCCACCCCTAAAG ATTGTGGTGGTTCCGCATTCGCACAATGATCCTGGATGGCTGAAAACCTTCGTCAACTACTTCCAGTCAGATTCGCGCCAAATTCTGAACCTGGCCGTCACGAAAATGCCCGAGTACGGCAACATGTCGTTCATCTGGAGTGAAATCAGCTTCCTGCAGCTGTGGTGGGATCAGGCCCATCCGACGAAACAACGG ATACTAAAGAAATTGGTACAATCTGGCCGATTGGAAATTACTACCGGAGGCTGGGTGATGACGGACGAAGCGAACGCTCATCTGTACGCAATGGTTGATCAGCTAATTGAAG GACACCAGTGGGTAAAGGCGAACCTAAACATAACGCCCAAGACGGGCTGGAGTATTGATCCGTTCGGGCATGGCAGTACGGTGCCGTATTTGCTTGCTGCTTCCGGTTTCAAGGGCACGATCATTCAGCGCATCCACTACGCCTGGAAGCAGTGGTTTGCCCGCCACCGGTACGGAGATTTTCTCTGGACGCCGTACTGGAAAAATCCATCGGACGGTGGCGCCAGTCAGGCGCGCGCTCACAGCATGCTAACGCACAACATGCCGTTCGACATCTATTCGATCAAGCACTCGTGCGGTCCGCATCCATTCATCTGTCTGAACTTTGATTTCCGGAAGATCCCGGGCGAGTACACCGAGTACTCGATCAAGGCGCAGTTCATCACGCCGGAAAACATCGAAGCCAAGGCGGACCTGCTGATGGAGCAGTACTCCCGCACGGCCTCGTTGTTCCCGCACAACGTGGCACTCATCCCGGTCGGGGACGATTTCCGCTACAACAAGGAGAAAGAAATGGAGCAGCAGTACACGAACTACAAGAAGCTGATCGACTACATCAACGAGCATCGGTCGAAGTACAACGCTGAGATCAGCTTCGGCACGCCGGTGGACTATTTTAACGCGATCCGCGAACGGTACGATCGGTTCCCGACGCTCAAGGGCGACTTCTTCGTGTACGCAGACATCTTCAACGAGGGCCGGCCGGCGTACTGGTCCGGTTACTTCACCACCCGCCCGTACTACAAGATACTGAGCCGCGAGCTCGAGCACAACCTGCGCAGCCTTGAGATACTGTTCACGATCGCGTTCAACCGGGCGCGGCAGACCGGCAGCTCGAACGCGTTCAAAATTTACGAAAAGAACTACGAAAAGATGATACTGGCGCGGCGCAATCTGGGGCTGTTTCAGCATCATGACGCCATCACCGGCACCTCGAAAGCGAACGTGATGCGCGACTACGCGCTGCGCCTGTTCGAGAGCATCCAGGACACTGTGAAGCTGCAGGAGAAAACGATCGAGCTGCTGGTGCAGCGGAAACCgcacgaccagcagcagcacggcttCCTAATCGGCGAGCTCGAGCGGGACAACTTTGGCAAGCTGCCGCGCAAAACGCCCATCATCGTGACGGAGGGCCGCAGCACGGACTTTATCGTGTACAATGCGCTCGCCCAGGAGCGACTAGAAGTCGTCACGATACGCACGCTGACGCCGCGCGTCAAGATACTGGACGCGGCTGGCAAAGCGATCGACATCCAGATCAACCCGGTGTGGAACATTACTGAGACGTCGTACACGTCGCGCAAGATCGTCCCCTCGGACAAGGAGTACGAGGTGATGTTTGTGGCCCGGCTGGCGCCGCTCTCGCTCACCACCTACACGGCGGCGTACGACGAGGACGGCTACCAGGGCAAGATGGCCACGCTGTACTGTACGGAGTGTCAGGACGAGAAGACGAAAGCGTTCGAGGTGCGCACCAAGCAGCCGGGCGACATCCAGCTGGAGAACTACAAGATGCGGCTGCTGTTCGACGAGCAGAGCGGCTTCCTCAAATCGGTCACAAAGAAGCACATGGGCAAGCAGATCCAGTGCGCGATCAAGTTCGCCGCGTACAAGAGCGCCCAGTTCCATTCCGGCGCGTACCTGTTCAAGACCGATCCGGAGCAGCGCAACTCGGAAAAGGACGTGCTGGAGCAGTACAGCGACATGACGATCCTGATCACGTCCGGCCCGCTGGCCAGCGATGTGACCGCCATTTACGGGCCGTTCCTAGCGCACACGGTGCGCATCTACAACTCAAACAGCGTGCTGGATAGCGCGATCTACATCGAGAACGATATCGACTTCGAGGCACCGCCGAAGAACCGCGAGACGGAGCTGTTTATGCGCTTCGTGACCGACATCGAGAATGGCGCTAGCGAAAACCCGGAGTTTTACTCCGACCTGAACGGCTTCCAGTACCAAAAGCGCGTCAAGGTGTCGGCTATCGGGGTGGAGGGTAACTACTTCCCGATCACGTCCGGCGCCTTCATCCAGGACGATCGGATGCGGCTGACATTGCTGACGACGCACGCCCAGGGTGCGGCAAGCCTCGAGCCGGGCCAGCTGGAGGTAATGCTCGACCGGCGCACGTTGTACGACGATTACCGCGGCATGGGCGAAGGTGTGATCGATAGCCGGCTAACGCGTCACCGGTTTTGGCTGACGCTAGAAACGATCGACGCACAGCAGCCACCGAACGTGGAACCAGCCGCACCGAATGGGCAGGAGGAACAGgagccgcaacagcagcaccagcagaagGAAAGCAGCACCACTACCTCCGACCCGTACCAGCTGCCCAGCATCTTTGCCAATGCGCTAGCGAACGGGCTCAACTATCCGGCCAACCTGTTCATCGTCGAGCGGTACGACGAGAGCAATCAGCTCGAGCTGAACCGAGCGGTGCGCCTTCTGCGCGTCCAGTTTCCTTGCGATCTGCACGTGCTGAATCTGCGCACGCTCACCGAAAACAATCTGCCCCTGTTTCCCTCCAGCTCGGCGCTGCTCGTACTGCAGCGGCAAGGGTACAGCTGTCGGATAGGCGGCGAGGAGATGATCGGTTACTTCTGCGGTaacggcagtagcagcagcagtagtagtggtagcagcagcactagcAATCCTGCCAACAATGCTGTCATcgatggcggcggcggtggagaAAGAGAAGGAGGTGGTGGAGATAATGAGATCAATCAGCATCATCCGACGGAGCCACGGGAGCTGCAACTGTTCCGGCGGTTACGAATCGACGCGATCCAGGCGACCTCACTGACCGGGCTGCATCCGGGCGAACGGCTCGCCTCCTTCACCGACATCTATCTCGAGCCGATGGCACTCAAGACATACAATCTGACCTTTGCAAAGTAA
- the LOC121587950 gene encoding alpha-mannosidase 2-like translates to MTMKLFRRGSPRCIGLLSAFVTILLCLYYISMGQPSPAGSGPSAPTGMDGKDASGGPMAAGLAHQKRSNGQHTGPNANHSWHSWLRSSLNSISRQQQQHIADRTGDNVRGDNGDGHGDGIAPEDGTDSAGGPLPRFGSRWDECSVLEEAPTDITTVDEYGKFDFQPEWMKTKEYWDKDFETRYEKLQKDLKRPPLKIVVVPHSHNDPGWLKTFVNYFQSDSRQILNLAVTKMPEYGNMSFIWSEISFLQLWWDQAHPTKQRILKKLVQSGRLEITTGGWVMTDEANAHLYAMVDQLIEGHQWVKANLNITPKTGWSIDPFGHGSTVPYLLAASGFKGTIIQRIHYAWKQWFARHRYGDFLWTPYWKNPSDGGASQARAHSMLTHNMPFDIYSIKHSCGPHPFICLNFDFRKIPGEYTEYSIKAQFITPENIEAKADLLMEQYSRTASLFPHNVALIPVGDDFRYNKEKEMEQQYTNYKKLIDYINEHRSKYNAEISFGTPVDYFNAIRERYDRFPTLKGDFFVYADIFNEGRPAYWSGYFTTRPYYKILSRELEHNLRSLEILFTIAFNRARQTGSSNAFKIYEKNYEKMILARRNLGLFQHHDAITGTSKANVMRDYALRLFESIQDTVKLQEKTIELLVQRKPHDQQQHGFLIGELERDNFGKLPRKTPIIVTEGRSTDFIVYNALAQERLEVVTIRTLTPRVKILDAAGKAIDIQINPVWNITETSYTSRKIVPSDKEYEVMFVARLAPLSLTTYTAAYDEDGYQGKMATLYCTECQDEKTKAFEVRTKQPGDIQLENYKMRLLFDEQSGFLKSVTKKHMGKQIQCAIKFAAYKSAQFHSGAYLFKTDPEQRNSEKDVLEQYSDMTILITSGPLASDVTAIYGPFLAHTVRIYNSNSVLDSAIYIENDIDFEAPPKNRETELFMRFVTDIENGASENPEFYSDLNGFQYQKRVKVSAIGVEGNYFPITSGAFIQDDRMRLTLLTTHAQGAASLEPGQLEVMLDRRTLYDDYRGMGEGVIDSRLTRHRFWLTLETIDAQQPPNVEPAAPNGQEEQEPQQQHQQKESSTTTSDPYQLPSIFANALANGLNYPANLFIVERYDESNQLELNRAVRLLRVQFPCDLHVLNLRTLTENNLPLFPSSSALLVLQRQGYSCRIGGEEMIGYFCGNGSSSSSSSGSSSTSNPANNAVIDGGGGGEREGGGGDNEINQHHPTEPRELQLFRRLRIDAIQATSLTGLHPGERLASFTDIYLEPMALKTYNLTFAK, encoded by the exons ATCTAACGGACAGCATACGGGCCCGAATGCAAATCACTCGTGGCACAGTTGGTTGCGGAGCAGTCTGAACTCGATcagccggcagcagcagcagcacatcgcCGATCGGACAGGTGATAACGTGCGAGGCGACAATGGGGACGGCCATGGCGATGGGATCGCACCAGAGGATGGTACCGACAGTGCCGGTGGCCCCCTGCCCCGGTTCGGTAGTCGATGGGACGAGTGCAGCGTGCTGGAGGAGGCACCCACCGATATCACCACCGTGGACGAGTATGGAAAATTCGATTTCCAG CCGGAATGGATGAAAACCAAGGAATACTGGGATAAAGATTTCGAAACGCGCTATGAAAAGCTGCAAAAGGATCTGAAAAGGCCACCCCTAAAG ATTGTGGTGGTTCCGCATTCGCACAATGATCCTGGATGGCTGAAAACCTTCGTCAACTACTTCCAGTCAGATTCGCGCCAAATTCTGAACCTGGCCGTCACGAAAATGCCCGAGTACGGCAACATGTCGTTCATCTGGAGTGAAATCAGCTTCCTGCAGCTGTGGTGGGATCAGGCCCATCCGACGAAACAACGG ATACTAAAGAAATTGGTACAATCTGGCCGATTGGAAATTACTACCGGAGGCTGGGTGATGACGGACGAAGCGAACGCTCATCTGTACGCAATGGTTGATCAGCTAATTGAAG GACACCAGTGGGTAAAGGCGAACCTAAACATAACGCCCAAGACGGGCTGGAGTATTGATCCGTTCGGGCATGGCAGTACGGTGCCGTATTTGCTTGCTGCTTCCGGTTTCAAGGGCACGATCATTCAGCGCATCCACTACGCCTGGAAGCAGTGGTTTGCCCGCCACCGGTACGGAGATTTTCTCTGGACGCCGTACTGGAAAAATCCATCGGACGGTGGCGCCAGTCAGGCGCGCGCTCACAGCATGCTAACGCACAACATGCCGTTCGACATCTATTCGATCAAGCACTCGTGCGGTCCGCATCCATTCATCTGTCTGAACTTTGATTTCCGGAAGATCCCGGGCGAGTACACCGAGTACTCGATCAAGGCGCAGTTCATCACGCCGGAAAACATCGAAGCCAAGGCGGACCTGCTGATGGAGCAGTACTCCCGCACGGCCTCGTTGTTCCCGCACAACGTGGCACTCATCCCGGTCGGGGACGATTTCCGCTACAACAAGGAGAAAGAAATGGAGCAGCAGTACACGAACTACAAGAAGCTGATCGACTACATCAACGAGCATCGGTCGAAGTACAACGCTGAGATCAGCTTCGGCACGCCGGTGGACTATTTTAACGCGATCCGCGAACGGTACGATCGGTTCCCGACGCTCAAGGGCGACTTCTTCGTGTACGCAGACATCTTCAACGAGGGCCGGCCGGCGTACTGGTCCGGTTACTTCACCACCCGCCCGTACTACAAGATACTGAGCCGCGAGCTCGAGCACAACCTGCGCAGCCTTGAGATACTGTTCACGATCGCGTTCAACCGGGCGCGGCAGACCGGCAGCTCGAACGCGTTCAAAATTTACGAAAAGAACTACGAAAAGATGATACTGGCGCGGCGCAATCTGGGGCTGTTTCAGCATCATGACGCCATCACCGGCACCTCGAAAGCGAACGTGATGCGCGACTACGCGCTGCGCCTGTTCGAGAGCATCCAGGACACTGTGAAGCTGCAGGAGAAAACGATCGAGCTGCTGGTGCAGCGGAAACCgcacgaccagcagcagcacggcttCCTAATCGGCGAGCTCGAGCGGGACAACTTTGGCAAGCTGCCGCGCAAAACGCCCATCATCGTGACGGAGGGCCGCAGCACGGACTTTATCGTGTACAATGCGCTCGCCCAGGAGCGACTAGAAGTCGTCACGATACGCACGCTGACGCCGCGCGTCAAGATACTGGACGCGGCTGGCAAAGCGATCGACATCCAGATCAACCCGGTGTGGAACATTACTGAGACGTCGTACACGTCGCGCAAGATCGTCCCCTCGGACAAGGAGTACGAGGTGATGTTTGTGGCCCGGCTGGCGCCGCTCTCGCTCACCACCTACACGGCGGCGTACGACGAGGACGGCTACCAGGGCAAGATGGCCACGCTGTACTGTACGGAGTGTCAGGACGAGAAGACGAAAGCGTTCGAGGTGCGCACCAAGCAGCCGGGCGACATCCAGCTGGAGAACTACAAGATGCGGCTGCTGTTCGACGAGCAGAGCGGCTTCCTCAAATCGGTCACAAAGAAGCACATGGGCAAGCAGATCCAGTGCGCGATCAAGTTCGCCGCGTACAAGAGCGCCCAGTTCCATTCCGGCGCGTACCTGTTCAAGACCGATCCGGAGCAGCGCAACTCGGAAAAGGACGTGCTGGAGCAGTACAGCGACATGACGATCCTGATCACGTCCGGCCCGCTGGCCAGCGATGTGACCGCCATTTACGGGCCGTTCCTAGCGCACACGGTGCGCATCTACAACTCAAACAGCGTGCTGGATAGCGCGATCTACATCGAGAACGATATCGACTTCGAGGCACCGCCGAAGAACCGCGAGACGGAGCTGTTTATGCGCTTCGTGACCGACATCGAGAATGGCGCTAGCGAAAACCCGGAGTTTTACTCCGACCTGAACGGCTTCCAGTACCAAAAGCGCGTCAAGGTGTCGGCTATCGGGGTGGAGGGTAACTACTTCCCGATCACGTCCGGCGCCTTCATCCAGGACGATCGGATGCGGCTGACATTGCTGACGACGCACGCCCAGGGTGCGGCAAGCCTCGAGCCGGGCCAGCTGGAGGTAATGCTCGACCGGCGCACGTTGTACGACGATTACCGCGGCATGGGCGAAGGTGTGATCGATAGCCGGCTAACGCGTCACCGGTTTTGGCTGACGCTAGAAACGATCGACGCACAGCAGCCACCGAACGTGGAACCAGCCGCACCGAATGGGCAGGAGGAACAGgagccgcaacagcagcaccagcagaagGAAAGCAGCACCACTACCTCCGACCCGTACCAGCTGCCCAGCATCTTTGCCAATGCGCTAGCGAACGGGCTCAACTATCCGGCCAACCTGTTCATCGTCGAGCGGTACGACGAGAGCAATCAGCTCGAGCTGAACCGAGCGGTGCGCCTTCTGCGCGTCCAGTTTCCTTGCGATCTGCACGTGCTGAATCTGCGCACGCTCACCGAAAACAATCTGCCCCTGTTTCCCTCCAGCTCGGCGCTGCTCGTACTGCAGCGGCAAGGGTACAGCTGTCGGATAGGCGGCGAGGAGATGATCGGTTACTTCTGCGGTaacggcagtagcagcagcagtagtagtggtagcagcagcactagcAATCCTGCCAACAATGCTGTCATcgatggcggcggcggtggagaAAGAGAAGGAGGTGGTGGAGATAATGAGATCAATCAGCATCATCCGACGGAGCCACGGGAGCTGCAACTGTTCCGGCGGTTACGAATCGACGCGATCCAGGCGACCTCACTGACCGGGCTGCATCCGGGCGAACGGCTCGCCTCCTTCACCGACATCTATCTCGAGCCGATGGCACTCAAGACATACAATCTGACCTTTGCAAAGTAA